The Myotis daubentonii chromosome 9, mMyoDau2.1, whole genome shotgun sequence genome has a segment encoding these proteins:
- the SMTNL1 gene encoding smoothelin-like protein 1 isoform X2, with protein MEQKEGKPSEDGTTDSPGTPGTPGGDTSAGEAAKGTSTATEGPPEGAGKQERAPAEGGASAEFPGEANGLDEAKVESNVEAELPKEDGGKEETKGAPQGMTGGKGETNSEPKEAEGQEGMVLATAKQKAEGKAAEPASGEKADVEDPAKAELEQGTAEQEAGAGEADGEQEATAASREEGAKTEEPKVEAQAKASAPEATSGSEKKAALEDQAQAEPQESDTREEEESGGPHEEQDQGAERASEEGAGVSPSSPEEWPESPTEEGQGLSPDGLGPDTAASGETSPSASESSPSEVPQSPTEPPPSQEKKKEKAPERRVAAPARPRGARAQNRKAIVDKFGGAASGPTALFRNTKAAGAAIGSVKNMLLEWCRAMTRHYEHVDIQNFSSSWSSGMAFCALIHKFFPEAFDYAELDPTKRRHNFTLAFSTAEKLADCAQLLEVDDMVRLAVPDSKCVYTYIQELYRCLVQKGLVKTKKK; from the exons ATGGAGCAGAAGGAAGGGAAGCCCTCTGAGGACGGGACCACTGACTCCCCAGGGACCCCAGGGACGCCGGGAGGTGACACCTCTGCAGGGGAGGCGGCCAAAGGCACCAGCACCGCCACAGAGGGGCCTCCGGAGGGGGCAGGAAAGCAGGAAAGAGCTCCAGCTGAGGGAGGTGCTTCGGCAGAATTCCCGGGGGAAGCCAATGGGTTGGATGAGGCCAAGGTGGAGTCCAACGTGGAGGCTGAACTTCCAAAGGAGGACGGTGGGAAGGAAGAGACCAAAGGGGCTCCTCAGGGGATGACGGGTGGGAAAGGAGAGACCAACTCTGAACCCAAGGAGGCCGAGGGACAGGAGGGCATGGTGTTGGCCACTGCGAAGCAGAAGGCTGAGGGGAAAGCGGCCGAGCCCGCATCCGGGGAGAAAGCTGACGTGGAGGACCCGGCCAAGGCTGAGCTGGAGCAGGGCACTGCGGAGCAggaggccggggccggggaggcTGATGGGGAGCAGGAGGCCACGGCAGCCTCTCGGGAGGAGGGCGCCAAGACGGAGGAGCCCAAGGTTGAAGCCCAGGCGAAAGCCAGTGCCCCAGAGGCCACATCAGGCTCTGAGAAAAAGGCTGCTCTGGAAGACCAGGCCCAGGCTGAGCCACAGGAGAGCGACacgagggaggaggag GAGTCAGGCGGTCCCCATGAAGAGCAGGATCAGGGTGCGGAGAGAGCGtcggaggaaggggcaggggtgaGTCCCAGCTCCCCCGAGGAATGGCCCGAGAGCCCCACGGAGGAGGGTCAAGGCCTCAGCCCAG ATGGGTTGGGCCCAGACACTGCAGCTTCCGGAGAGACCAGTCCCTCCGCCAG TGAGTCTTCACCCAGCGAGGTGCCCCAGAGTCCCAcggagccccctccctcccaggagaagaagaaggagaaggcaCCAGAACGCAGGGTGgcagcccctgcccggccccgggGGGCCCGGGCACAGAACCGCAAAGCCATCGTGGACAAGTTTGGAGG GGCAGCCTCCGGCCCCACGGCCCTGTTCCGGAACACGAAGGCAGCCGGGGCAGCCATCGGCAGCGTCAAGAACATGCTCTTGGAGTGGTGCAGGGCCATGACGAGACACTACGAG CACGTGGACATTCAGAACTTCTCGTCAAGCTGGAGCAGCGGCATGGCCTTCTGCGCCCTCATCCACAAGTTCTTCCCCGAGGCCTTTGACTACGCCGAGCTGGACCCCACCAAGCGCCGGCACAACTTCACCTTGGCCTTCTCCACCGCAGA
- the SMTNL1 gene encoding smoothelin-like protein 1 isoform X1, protein MDLFKEQEGEMEQKEGKPSEDGTTDSPGTPGTPGGDTSAGEAAKGTSTATEGPPEGAGKQERAPAEGGASAEFPGEANGLDEAKVESNVEAELPKEDGGKEETKGAPQGMTGGKGETNSEPKEAEGQEGMVLATAKQKAEGKAAEPASGEKADVEDPAKAELEQGTAEQEAGAGEADGEQEATAASREEGAKTEEPKVEAQAKASAPEATSGSEKKAALEDQAQAEPQESDTREEEESGGPHEEQDQGAERASEEGAGVSPSSPEEWPESPTEEGQGLSPDGLGPDTAASGETSPSASESSPSEVPQSPTEPPPSQEKKKEKAPERRVAAPARPRGARAQNRKAIVDKFGGAASGPTALFRNTKAAGAAIGSVKNMLLEWCRAMTRHYEHVDIQNFSSSWSSGMAFCALIHKFFPEAFDYAELDPTKRRHNFTLAFSTAEKLADCAQLLEVDDMVRLAVPDSKCVYTYIQELYRCLVQKGLVKTKKK, encoded by the exons ATGGATTTATTTAAGGAACAGGaaggag AGATGGAGCAGAAGGAAGGGAAGCCCTCTGAGGACGGGACCACTGACTCCCCAGGGACCCCAGGGACGCCGGGAGGTGACACCTCTGCAGGGGAGGCGGCCAAAGGCACCAGCACCGCCACAGAGGGGCCTCCGGAGGGGGCAGGAAAGCAGGAAAGAGCTCCAGCTGAGGGAGGTGCTTCGGCAGAATTCCCGGGGGAAGCCAATGGGTTGGATGAGGCCAAGGTGGAGTCCAACGTGGAGGCTGAACTTCCAAAGGAGGACGGTGGGAAGGAAGAGACCAAAGGGGCTCCTCAGGGGATGACGGGTGGGAAAGGAGAGACCAACTCTGAACCCAAGGAGGCCGAGGGACAGGAGGGCATGGTGTTGGCCACTGCGAAGCAGAAGGCTGAGGGGAAAGCGGCCGAGCCCGCATCCGGGGAGAAAGCTGACGTGGAGGACCCGGCCAAGGCTGAGCTGGAGCAGGGCACTGCGGAGCAggaggccggggccggggaggcTGATGGGGAGCAGGAGGCCACGGCAGCCTCTCGGGAGGAGGGCGCCAAGACGGAGGAGCCCAAGGTTGAAGCCCAGGCGAAAGCCAGTGCCCCAGAGGCCACATCAGGCTCTGAGAAAAAGGCTGCTCTGGAAGACCAGGCCCAGGCTGAGCCACAGGAGAGCGACacgagggaggaggag GAGTCAGGCGGTCCCCATGAAGAGCAGGATCAGGGTGCGGAGAGAGCGtcggaggaaggggcaggggtgaGTCCCAGCTCCCCCGAGGAATGGCCCGAGAGCCCCACGGAGGAGGGTCAAGGCCTCAGCCCAG ATGGGTTGGGCCCAGACACTGCAGCTTCCGGAGAGACCAGTCCCTCCGCCAG TGAGTCTTCACCCAGCGAGGTGCCCCAGAGTCCCAcggagccccctccctcccaggagaagaagaaggagaaggcaCCAGAACGCAGGGTGgcagcccctgcccggccccgggGGGCCCGGGCACAGAACCGCAAAGCCATCGTGGACAAGTTTGGAGG GGCAGCCTCCGGCCCCACGGCCCTGTTCCGGAACACGAAGGCAGCCGGGGCAGCCATCGGCAGCGTCAAGAACATGCTCTTGGAGTGGTGCAGGGCCATGACGAGACACTACGAG CACGTGGACATTCAGAACTTCTCGTCAAGCTGGAGCAGCGGCATGGCCTTCTGCGCCCTCATCCACAAGTTCTTCCCCGAGGCCTTTGACTACGCCGAGCTGGACCCCACCAAGCGCCGGCACAACTTCACCTTGGCCTTCTCCACCGCAGA
- the SMTNL1 gene encoding smoothelin-like protein 1 isoform X3, producing the protein MDLFKEQEGEMEQKEGKPSEDGTTDSPGTPGTPGGDTSAGEAAKGTSTATEGPPEGAGKQERAPAEGGASAEFPGEANGLDEAKVESNVEAELPKEDGGKEETKGAPQGMTGGKGETNSEPKEAEGQEGMVLATAKQKAEGKAAEPASGEKADVEDPAKAELEQGTAEQEAGAGEADGEQEATAASREEGAKTEEPKVEAQAKASAPEATSGSEKKAALEDQAQAEPQESDTREEEESGGPHEEQDQGAERASEEGAGVSPSSPEEWPESPTEEGQGLSPDGLGPDTAASGETSPSASESSPSEVPQSPTEPPPSQEKKKEKAPERRVAAPARPRGARAQNRKAIVDKFGGAASGPTALFRNTKAAGAAIGSVKNMLLEWCRAMTRHYEHVDIQNFSSSWSSGMAFCALIHKFFPEAFDYAELDPTKRRHNFTLAFSTAESCIAA; encoded by the exons ATGGATTTATTTAAGGAACAGGaaggag AGATGGAGCAGAAGGAAGGGAAGCCCTCTGAGGACGGGACCACTGACTCCCCAGGGACCCCAGGGACGCCGGGAGGTGACACCTCTGCAGGGGAGGCGGCCAAAGGCACCAGCACCGCCACAGAGGGGCCTCCGGAGGGGGCAGGAAAGCAGGAAAGAGCTCCAGCTGAGGGAGGTGCTTCGGCAGAATTCCCGGGGGAAGCCAATGGGTTGGATGAGGCCAAGGTGGAGTCCAACGTGGAGGCTGAACTTCCAAAGGAGGACGGTGGGAAGGAAGAGACCAAAGGGGCTCCTCAGGGGATGACGGGTGGGAAAGGAGAGACCAACTCTGAACCCAAGGAGGCCGAGGGACAGGAGGGCATGGTGTTGGCCACTGCGAAGCAGAAGGCTGAGGGGAAAGCGGCCGAGCCCGCATCCGGGGAGAAAGCTGACGTGGAGGACCCGGCCAAGGCTGAGCTGGAGCAGGGCACTGCGGAGCAggaggccggggccggggaggcTGATGGGGAGCAGGAGGCCACGGCAGCCTCTCGGGAGGAGGGCGCCAAGACGGAGGAGCCCAAGGTTGAAGCCCAGGCGAAAGCCAGTGCCCCAGAGGCCACATCAGGCTCTGAGAAAAAGGCTGCTCTGGAAGACCAGGCCCAGGCTGAGCCACAGGAGAGCGACacgagggaggaggag GAGTCAGGCGGTCCCCATGAAGAGCAGGATCAGGGTGCGGAGAGAGCGtcggaggaaggggcaggggtgaGTCCCAGCTCCCCCGAGGAATGGCCCGAGAGCCCCACGGAGGAGGGTCAAGGCCTCAGCCCAG ATGGGTTGGGCCCAGACACTGCAGCTTCCGGAGAGACCAGTCCCTCCGCCAG TGAGTCTTCACCCAGCGAGGTGCCCCAGAGTCCCAcggagccccctccctcccaggagaagaagaaggagaaggcaCCAGAACGCAGGGTGgcagcccctgcccggccccgggGGGCCCGGGCACAGAACCGCAAAGCCATCGTGGACAAGTTTGGAGG GGCAGCCTCCGGCCCCACGGCCCTGTTCCGGAACACGAAGGCAGCCGGGGCAGCCATCGGCAGCGTCAAGAACATGCTCTTGGAGTGGTGCAGGGCCATGACGAGACACTACGAG CACGTGGACATTCAGAACTTCTCGTCAAGCTGGAGCAGCGGCATGGCCTTCTGCGCCCTCATCCACAAGTTCTTCCCCGAGGCCTTTGACTACGCCGAGCTGGACCCCACCAAGCGCCGGCACAACTTCACCTTGGCCTTCTCCACCGCAGA
- the TIMM10 gene encoding mitochondrial import inner membrane translocase subunit Tim10, which translates to MDPLRAQQLAAELEVEMMADMYNRMTSACHRKCVPPHYKEAELSKGESVCLDRCVSKYLDIHERMGKKLTELSMQDEELMKRMQQSSGPA; encoded by the exons ATGGATCCGCTCAGGGCCCAGCAGCTGGCGGCGGAGCTGGAGGTAGAAATGATGGCTGATATGTACAACAG aaTGACAAGTGCCTGCCACCGAAAGTGTGTGCCTCCCCACTACAAGGAAGCAGAACTGTCCAAGGGCGAGTCTGTATGCCTGGACCGGTGTGTCTCCAAGTACCTGGACATCCATGAGCGGATGGGCAAAAAGCTGACAGAGTTGTCTATGCAGGATGAAGAGCTGATGAAGAGGATGCAGCAGAGCTCTGGGCCTGCATGA